In one window of Campylobacter coli DNA:
- a CDS encoding PD-(D/E)XK nuclease family protein, with translation MQDFIEELLKVSETFKNNAKKGMSDINIFEALGVEHKENYHSKFIAYLINPHADHYQELFANEFLKKLGESVQASNFKELTVQDIESVETEACVKDNRRIDILISLKDKRYIIIENKLYAKDQKNQLKDYINHLKNKIKSIDNFHENILTIYLHMDENAEPSQISLGAKNGFKIQNNFIHDSSNKTMSYYFKMDYKWIKEWINLCISTCKDKFEKNEIEEDFKEDMENVIFTLNQYKTLLKWYLTEEFEAKDDVLRFLKENLEKTMTLYKYTKNKNDFKDIEYDKYKKAKDIVKDKWDELCKELVSEFFHELKEKFEKAQSINKHGQWLGCELDENRFNYDWFDFYPEIYKGEDDVRPSIGVYFGKSKYNHFGLTFKINYLEGDEKYKQYINCFQELTGKNTDNICRHNEHYYCDKFENFSNSKEEYAFIYWLINNHGDWTAEFSKILEEFLNKETIKSALEEINEILKPSK, from the coding sequence ATGCAAGATTTCATTGAAGAGTTATTAAAAGTTAGCGAAACATTTAAAAACAATGCTAAAAAAGGTATGAGCGATATCAATATTTTTGAGGCTTTGGGTGTTGAGCATAAGGAAAATTATCATTCTAAATTTATAGCTTATTTAATCAATCCACATGCTGATCATTACCAAGAACTTTTCGCAAATGAGTTTTTAAAAAAGCTCGGAGAAAGCGTACAGGCTAGCAATTTCAAAGAACTTACAGTTCAAGATATAGAAAGTGTAGAAACAGAAGCTTGCGTGAAAGATAATAGAAGGATCGATATACTCATAAGTTTAAAAGACAAAAGATATATCATCATAGAAAACAAACTTTATGCAAAAGATCAAAAAAATCAACTCAAAGACTATATAAACCATTTGAAAAATAAAATAAAAAGCATAGATAATTTTCATGAAAATATACTTACTATTTATTTACATATGGATGAAAATGCAGAGCCTAGTCAGATCAGCTTAGGCGCAAAAAATGGGTTTAAGATACAAAATAACTTTATACACGATAGCAGCAATAAAACAATGAGTTATTATTTTAAAATGGATTATAAGTGGATTAAAGAATGGATAAATTTATGTATCAGCACTTGCAAAGATAAATTTGAAAAAAATGAGATTGAAGAAGATTTTAAAGAAGATATGGAAAATGTGATTTTTACCCTAAACCAATACAAAACTCTTTTAAAATGGTATCTTACAGAAGAATTTGAAGCTAAAGATGATGTATTAAGATTCTTAAAAGAAAATTTAGAAAAAACTATGACTTTATACAAATACACAAAAAACAAAAATGATTTTAAAGATATAGAATATGATAAATACAAAAAAGCAAAAGATATCGTAAAAGATAAATGGGATGAGCTATGTAAAGAACTAGTAAGCGAATTCTTTCATGAATTAAAAGAAAAATTTGAAAAAGCACAATCCATAAACAAGCATGGACAATGGCTTGGATGTGAACTTGATGAAAATAGATTTAATTATGATTGGTTTGATTTTTATCCTGAAATTTATAAAGGTGAGGATGATGTACGGCCAAGTATAGGTGTTTATTTTGGAAAAAGCAAGTATAATCATTTTGGGTTAACCTTTAAAATAAACTATCTTGAAGGGGATGAGAAGTATAAACAATATATAAATTGTTTTCAAGAATTAACTGGAAAAAATACTGACAATATCTGCAGACATAACGAGCATTATTATTGTGATAAATTTGAGAATTTTAGTAATTCAAAAGAAGAATATGCTTTTATATATTGGCTAATAAATAATCATGGTGATTGGACAGCAGAATTTTCCAAAATTTTAGAAGAATTTCTAAACAAGGAAACTATAAAAAGCGCTTTAGAAGAAATCAATGAAATTTTAAAACCGAGCAAATAG